One genomic region from Homalodisca vitripennis isolate AUS2020 chromosome 6, UT_GWSS_2.1, whole genome shotgun sequence encodes:
- the LOC124364210 gene encoding uncharacterized protein LOC124364210, with the protein MVVILREPGSPAMSAYGFARGGPSRLADWDINDSSVPRVSEFNQWQEWADGHCRLVYPPSSEEAKRHASGWAMRNTNNHNVHILKKSCLGVLVCSRRCVLPNGESIHLRPAICDKARKKQQGKPCPNRQCTGRLEILPCRGHCGYPVTHFWRHTEHAIFFQAKGVHDHLRPEAKSTSEARRSLGAGRRVRGLAVLLAREATLGNKLLTLRDPKRSPCDSDDPVNHRTLLPPPLISDTDKTGYSCSCPPFECVCSSRVCSGQLVHPQSSWDGYWLGDTPAAHPLPQDTPEHYFEGNPATPLSYDFNICNDLFQPEEIFQLDQPLRTNDLTVPAEPTSKSPTTLLDLGSGTIHRSSLKTEPEPYWMLPGASMSLEDSNSSCRLPQCSPESLSQTPLEDNTACSITRPQYSPDYVQRVNLGFMNFHFEDKDNAYSKFQAEDQSRMFPYDEARYQNCAEPLMTPSLPGEEYPPCVPTQESRLPGPYHDPVPGPECYPRPSHFLPDQSNSSQEDPSLAYPQATPALHDSNFFQAFQYQNNNYFQHLPHH; encoded by the exons ATGGTCGTTATTTT GAGGGAGCCCGGGTCGCCGGCCATGTCTGCCTACGGGTTTGCTCGGGGAGGACCTTCCCGCCTGGCGGACTGGGACATCAACGATTCTAGTGTGCCCAGG GTTAGCGAGTTCAACCAGTGGCAGGAGTGGGCTGACGGTCATTGCAGACTCGTCTACCCACCGTCCAGCGAGGAAGCCAAGAGACATGCCAGTGGCTGGGCGATGAGGAACACCAACAACCACAACGTCCACATCCTCAAGAAGTCCTGCCTCGGAGTCCTGGTCTGCTCGAGGCGCTGCGTCTTGCCCAACGGAGAGTCCATCCACCTCAGGCCTGCCATCTGCGACAAAGCGCGGAAAAAACAGCAAG GGAAACCCTGTCCCAACCGTCAGTGTACCGGACGTCTGGAGATCCTACCTTGCAGAGGACACTGTGGATATCCTGTTACGCACTTCTGGAGGCATACGGAGCACGCCATCTTCTTTCAG GCTAAGGGAGTGCACGATCATCTCAGGCCTGAGGCCAAGTCTACCAGCGAGGCCCGAAGAAGTCTGGGCGCAGGAAGGAGGGTGAGAGGATTGGCTGTGCTCCTCGCCCGAGAGGCAACTCTAGGAAATAAG CTGCTGACGCTAAGAGACCCCAAAAGGTCACCTTGTGACTCCGATGATCCCGTGAACCACAGAACTCTCCTGCCGCCTCCACTCATCTCCGACACTGACAAGACTG GCTACAGTTGTTCGTGTCCACCCTTCGAGTGTGTCTGCTCCTCCCGAGTGTGCTCCGGGCAGTTGGTACACCCGCAGAGCAGTTGGGATGGCTACTGGCTAGGGGACACCCCCGCGGCTCACCCTCTGCCGCAGGACACACCCGAGCACTATTTCGAGGGCAACCCGGCCACACCGCTCTCTTACGACTTCAACATCTGCAACGATCTCTTCCAGCCCGAGGAAATCTTCCAGCTGGACCAACCCCTGAGGACGAACGATCTCACCGTACCCGCGGAACCCACTTCTAAGTCTCCCACCACTCTTCTGGATCTCGGCAGCGGCACAATCCACCGCAGCAGTTTGAAGACGGAGCCCGAACCCTACTGGATGCTCCCCGGAGCCTCCATGAGCCTGGAGGACAGCAACAGCAGCTGTCGGTTACCTCAGTGTTCTCCGGAGTCGTTGTCCCAGACCCCGCTGGAGGACAACACCGCGTGTTCCATCACCAGGCCTCAGTACTCCCCGGACTACGTGCAACGAGTGAATTTAGGCTTTATGAACTTTCATTTTGAGGATAAAGACAATGCGTATTCCAAGTTCCAAGCAGAGGACCAGTCCAGAATGTTCCCCTACGACGAAGCCAGGTACCAGAACTGCGCGGAACCCCTGATGACCCCTAGTCTTCCCGGTGAGGAGTACCCACCTTGTGTTCCCACTCAGGAATCCCGCCTCCCGGGACCCTACCACGACCCGGTCCCGGGTCCCGAGTGTTACCCAAGACCCTCACACTTCCTGCCCGACCAAAGCAACAGCTCCCAGGAAGACCCTTCCCTCGCGTACCCTCAAGCCACACCCGCACTCCACGACTCCAACTTCTTCCAGGCGTTCCAGTACCAGAACAACAACTACTTCCAGCACCTACCGCACCACTAG